The Porites lutea chromosome 9, jaPorLute2.1, whole genome shotgun sequence sequence ATTTTTTCTCTGCTGAGATCGTCCTGTATTTACAAAATTGAGGACTTCGCAAGCTTTTACAGAGCATCTCCTTTGTACAAATAATGCGTACCAGTTTTACACTTACCTCATTTCTTCATAATCGTAACCGTCTCTAACATCCTGTGTTGGAATGAGCAGCTTCACCAAGACAGCCACATTTAACTGGAAAAACAACCGAGGGTTTCAAACGTTTTTATCATTAATGCCAAGAACATTAAAGAGGAATTTAGGGAAACAAATCATGTTAACAGTAGGGCGAAATGAAAATAGACTGGGTGTTAGGCGCGTCGGGCGCGCGAGAAAAGGAGTGAGGTGTTTCCTCTCTCCTCCCTATTGTTACCGGTCCGTCCCGTTGTCAAGCTGCAAAtttccccctttcccttccaaacgcctgccacacaggctacgTAGCCACAAGAATGTGATACCGGGTAtgaaaattgaaccaaaattcACCAAGAAAGACACGCAGCAAATTCCGCGGTTTTAGAGCATGCGATGTATATTAATGGCAGAGCGATCCTCGAATCTGATCTCTTGCTGGTACAACCGCTCATCCACACctccaaaaacaaagaaaccacCTTTTCTGAGGGATAATGCAAATAAATACGACTTCACAAATTAATTCCCTGACTTATTAGGAGCCGTTGCTTACCAAAGCGATGGCAATGACGGGCATCGCATATCCCCACATGGCTCCTCCAACTGCCGCCTCCCAGCAGCTGTCAAATGATCAAGAAAGAATGTCAACAGTTAGAGAAATAATCGGAGACATGCTTAGCAAAAATATTAATGTGGTAACTGAATATAAGGAGAGGTACTTACACGTCATCTGGATTCTTCAAGTTGATCTTCACACCAATGGCAATAAGCCCCAAAAGCAACGGCAACCCTGCAAGTAAGTAACATCAAAATGTCATCGTGAGATATTTAGTGAATTTTACTAAGCTAATCTATAAGAAACTATGGCTAACGCAAATCGTTGATTTAGTCAAATGACCCTGTCGTCTCTTTCAGTGGTTTATTCTCTGagaaaataaatacagtattttAAACGAGGATATGGACAATGCTGACAGTCTCATTTATTGTTCAAAGATTCAACGAATTTGCTGACGTTGTGCTACTGACTGCCCTCTGATATGAAGAAAACCTTAAGTTCTAGTTTTGACTGTCTGTAAGAGAAATCGCATGGTGTGAATCTAAAAATTTAtgacttttgtttgttttttaagtcGCAGAGTTACTTCAAGAGCAAGCCGACAAATTTAATTATTGGCGCATAATTCATTAATAAATGAAAGTGGCTTTGACGGGAGGTTTTGGAGATCGGTGCATGCAAATTGCAATCATGCAATAGGAACTTCAAATGACCGAGCATTTTAAATATTCATACCCCATCCAATTCCGAAATACACAGCCTCAATGTTGAGATTGGACGCAAAGAGTTTCTTGATTTTGCCATGGATTCTCAGACCATGAAGAAGGAGCCAGCAGAACTCAGCCAAAACAGAGAAATAAACGGCGAAGGAAAGAAATCCACAAAGAGCCTGCGAACAAACGATTTAATAAAACGATGAGCACAAGGCTAGATAGATGGGGCAAGAACAGCATTCTGGCTCTCTTGTTAAAATTTAGGATTTCAGGTGAAGGAAAGCGTACTTTTTGGATATCTGCATGATAGCCTGAGACAAAAGCCGAAATTTCGTGCtacgtcaccactggttttcccgcgaaatgacgtctgaaaaCGAGCACAGATATTCCAAACTGATGACATGTTAACattcagatctgggtagtgcttccgATTGGTCGTTCCGCGTGAGAAATGTTCTTCAACCAATTAGaagcgctacccagatctgggtagtgacctgttatcagtatagaatttctgcactcgtttcccAGACGTCATTTCTCCAGTTGTGGAGTCGCGAAATGTTAGCTGTTTTCTTAGGTACATATCTGATAGTACCAGAATATTTGGTATCTCAGTGCAAAATGACTATTTCTAtctgaaaaaggaaaatgtgttttgatTATCGGTGGAGGTTGCGATATCTGTAAAATTCACGTTTGGCATCGAGAAATGGTCTtgcacctcccccccccccccccccccccttccaacCTCCACCCGTCACCGCACTTAACGTGCCAGTTAGCGCTAACTGCCTGCTACCTTAACCTGCAACCCGGCCTCTCGAGTTACCCTCCAATTTAAACGGAATGAAATCAAAGAAGGCCAAGCTGCTAAGCAGATCCATAATGGCGACTTAGGTTGCTGCATTTTTACAATTAATATATCAAGAGTATTTTCTTCTGATTTATGGACTCTGTCGGTGCTGAGAATGGCCAGCAACTAAACACACTGTCATCTTTTATCTGTGATAGGACAAATATTGTCCTTTCCGGCGCGACTATTTTCATTTCAATATGCTGACATTTTTTATTACCTGCTGGGCCTTGACATGGGCGCCGATCAGGAACACCGACTGCATGATCATAATGGCGACACACATGTTAATGCGCATGACTTCTCCACCATGGACTTCACTAAAAAGATGCAATATTAAAATTAGCGAAATATACATAGAACTGAataggaaactttttttttgtagcgAATAAACCTGAAATTGTtcaaaagaaggcaaaatttccATTCTTTTCCGATAGGCTAGCAAAGAGAGGGTCTCTCTGAACAAAAAAGATATAAATATGGTATAGTTTCCTCCCACACCTATTTGAATACCGATGGTTCTACTGATACTTACACTTTCCAGACAATATGCACAATGGCCaagatgagaatgaaaaatgaaatccCAATTCCAATGTATGTATTTGCCAACAGGTTAAGTTTGCCGGAATCAATCtaagaaacaaacaagaaaTAGGAAGTTTTGCAAAAAGTTCTCAGCTGAGTTACCAGTAAGAAAAAGATTTTCGAGAGCTCGGATATTTTAGTCCTGAATGATGACACTGAACTGCaatgttgaacaaattgtaCAAGCTACGTtaaatgtagcctgcgagcGAGCTATCTAGGGGGCTCTAAATGTGAAGTTAAATTGGAATTATTGGTCATAATTTCCTTCTCGACGAGTTGAAAgacatcttttattttttacttagtCACCCGTTTCCTTCCCAAGACTTCCATTTAATGGCTTTTGGGGACATACTCTCTTACTTTGCAGGTTATGTCCTTTGAGCACGtacaaaaaaacattaacttttgATCCATACCTTTTCTTGTCCCAGAACAGCAAAGATTCCTTGATGATCACAAGCGCAGGAAGTATGCGTTATGTTTGTTTTCAGAACCGAGCATCCTCGCCTCGTCCAGCTACCAGTGGTCTGAAGCCTGCAAGCACGGTACAATCAAAAGAAGATAAATCCACAACTTAAGCCAAAATCACAACAAATTTACTTTTCATTAATAGCTCATGTTGGAGCCTTGTGTTGTGAAATTCCAATCCTTGTGAATTAGTCACATTTTAGAGATAGAAAGCAACCTCTAAGCTTTTGGGCCATCTTAATTCTCATTATCGGTCGCTTTTCTTCCTCAGTTTCTGTCGCCTTTTACTAACGCCTTTTAAAGTCCTTAATCTCCGCATATTAGCACTCCTCCTCAGTTTGATTCTCCAAATTTTTAGTGCAATGTTTCTGTCGGCCTGGTCTTCTGCCAATCTGCCTTTTATACTTTCATTCAGATACATGTTCCAAACCTTTTAGGTAACTAAACCTTAGCTTCGAGGTGGACTATAAGAGAAACGCACGCTTGCTTAAGTTTGAGTTTATACAGTCAACTAAAAAGTACAAAAAGCGAAGAGAGCACAACACTTCGAAGTCATCAATTCTGGTATTCCGTTATGTAAGCCGACACAAAACGTCCCAGCTAAATTCAGTTAAAAGCTAGCCGAAAAAGCCTGGGCCGAATGCAGTCGTCGCATTCAGCGGAAGGCGTTTTTCCTTCTCAAGTGCAAAtgtaaatctttaaaaaaaaaaaagcataacTAACAACTCCAGTTGGTTCTATACTTCAGTGGAAAAATCGAGGAACTTACTGATCAAAATCGCCAAATGCAACGGGCTGTTCTTTCCTGGAAATATGAACCATGTCCAACATTAACTAGTAACTCCTGTCTCAAAATTGAAACCGGAGATTTGATTTACAGAGAAAGAATCGAAAGTCCAGTAAAATTTAGATTAAATGAAGCATTCGCTAATTTAGATTTAGCTGTTGTCTCGTCCTAAAGagaaaaatagcttttttttggattttttttgtagtttcaaaaatagttttatCCTTTTCGTCCATACTGTGACCTTTGCCTATACGACACAAAAGTCGAATAACTATAACATGTTTAATTGCAAAGCTCTTTTTATCCGGCCATGTTTGCTGCTTCCTTATGATGAAAATTGAAGCGACAAGGCTGAACTGGGATTTTTCCGCTTTTTCTTTGCACAGATGATCACGGCGGAGAAAAAACAAGAGTATCTCGCTGAAAAACAACTCACTTAAAATACTGCTTAATTTGGGGGGTTGAGTTACTTACTTGGCTTTTTGATTCCAACTAACGCAGTACTTTTTGCCGTTGTAAAACATGGGGAACAGATTTTCGTTCTGAAATTGAACGGAAGATGTAGTGATTAATTTATTCTCTAGTGAAAGAATTTTTCCAGCATTTTGTTGTTTATTCATGTGCTTCTTTACCGGGCTGGAAGAAGGATATTGCCTGTTGATCTCATcatagtttcttttttgtttcttctcttcCTCATTTACAACGCACTTTTTCTACACACTTTCTTGTTaagaaagtaaataaaacaaaccaCAAGCTCAATCTCCCAAGTTTTATTAACATTCAAAATTTTCACCACCAGAGAGGGAGAGCCTTGTACGTCCATTGACCCGGGCAGAACTCACCATTACCTCAGACTGGAGTCAAGAGTTCCTAAGCCTGGtgtccatatgatcgctacgatcgttATGATCGTTAGGGTTTTTTCAGAATCGAATATGGCCAAAATGGCAGATAACCAGTCTACAGATCTTAACCCCCGCTAACCTCGTTCGGAACAACTCATGAATGCCGCAGTCTATGAATACGGCAAGCTTCTGTATTGTATATCATATATCTATTACAAAGTTGGATGTATCAGAATGATAGTCATTCAGTAAGTGATCTTTTTTAATACAAGCGATTCGAAACGAAAAGAGGCGGATTTTCCCAACAGGTTTCGAATCCATGACCTTCTCTTTCAGTACTACTATTACTAATGATTTGTTCTTTCGTAAATTTTGTTTCTTAAAGCTCGCATTTTTCAAGATGTTTTCTGTCTACCTATATTTCCTTACCATGATGAGCTCAAAATTGATCACAATTCTGTTATCACCGGCCAGTGAAAGATGACGGTTAATGTGGCTAGTTATTATCCGGGAGATTACGAATACTTTTTCCTTAAAGACACATTCTTTGTCATTGGTTtggctaaaaacaaaaagtaaaagtacACATATTGTGGTTAGTTTAGTTCATAAAAAAATTTCGATTAATTTCATTGTCCAATTTATCACTTGACAATCTTAAAACTTGTTTGTACTCTTTTGAGGATGAAGCCGTGGCTACAGCTAACCTGCATAGCGGGCAGAATCATTTTCGTGCGTGTGAAAGTGTTTTTGGCGAATGGCATGCATGTTTGCTGCGAGAAAATTCCAAAGATATTTGAAAGCGTGTCCTCCCAATTCCCCGCACGGCTTCGCAGTTCCTCTGCCAAAACTTTGCAGGCTCTAATGATCTCTAATGATCCCGCTGGCTACGCAGACTAGGCCATAGGTGACTATGACACACCCACaactcattctctcttgacacCCACTGTACTCAAAAGATATCGCAGACTACCACTATGATCAACTATTGATTACCACACCTTTCCGTGATACACGTAGAGGCGGTTCCTAGAGGGTAATGTGTTCCGTTCACGTTTGGACTGTAAACCATAGTCAAGGCAATCACGTACTGTGGAGCTATTACTTCCTCCTCTGAAAATAGATAATTTTTTAAGTGATAttttattgtcatcatcatcatcattatcctcatcatcattatttcaatgctttgaattaagaaccaaattaatatgaatgaatgaatgagaatTGCAACGTTTTGTAATATTTTGCACGTTctaattagttgaattagtacttaaattttagagtaatagcttttgcaatactgtaactccttcatggtcatgcaaataaagcatttggtgttgttgttgttgtttttatttcgcCATCAACGTCAAGAAAGTGCATCCAATATCATGAATAATATGGGGATCATCGTCGCTGTCACTATCATTAACATAAGACAATATGCATCATAATTATCATCAACAACATACAGACACATCAGCCTCGAAGTCAATATCATCGATCAAAATGATCATCAAAATcaacatcattatcatcatcatcatcggtaGCTTAAGGAACCACGGCGAAGGCAGCAGTGAAAACgtctttcaaactttatcgcatTTATTAACCTCCCTCAGTTTATCGAATACAGGAGAAACCCGGTGTTGAATTTTTAAGGACTTTCTCGTCTTGCTACAGAATAGAAGGTCTCATAACAACTTTTAATTTCACGCCGTATTTGTGCAGTGGACGTTAAATAAAAAGAACCAAAAGCATGATGTACGTGCACAATTGTTGCTTTGCTCAAATAAACCAACTGTCTTTTGACGTTCCCCTTGTTCTTGTCGCCTTGGTTGCTTAAGATCCATAATAAGATATCGCGATCGTCATAAACATCATCGCCAAACAATTTCTAACacagttaagaaaaaaacagcTTATATAGGCGGTTTTGCTTGTGTCTTTTATTGTTTGTATTTTCTCCACTGTATACCTTCAACTTTCAAACATACAATTATATTGAGGTATATTGAAAATTGACTTacttattttttgtgttttccaTTCAGCACGGAAGCCCTTGGAAGTGACGCTCCTATCAGAGTTAAACAAAATCGACATTTTCCTGCCCTTGGATTCAAACTTGTGACAACCAGACTCGTTTCCGCACAACCTGGTGCCGAGTCTATGCTCTTCATCCGTGGTGTTCCCCTCAAAAACCTCGAAGTAATCGTAGAGGcatttcttgtctttttccAGGTTGAACTCTTCCAAAGTTAATTTCACCGTGTGATTTTCGGGAGCTTCCAGTAGCCACACACACGTGACATCCGTGGGGTAATTCGAAGGGTAATGGGGGGTGGTGATGTTGCCTCCCTCTTTTGGGTTTTCGCCGCAAGCTGTGGTGAAACAGAAAAGTATTTAAAGGTCGGATTCTAAATGAGGCTGAAAACTATTGCTAATCTACTTTATCAGTTTTAGATTTTATCGCCACTTTCTCAACAAGTGAGGAGAAAAATAAATCCTGCAAATTGAGTTTCCCTCTATTGGTGGCGGCCTTCGGTTTATCTGCAGTTCATTGCCCTATTGGTCGCTTCTGGCTTGTTGCTGTTAAACATAACGAAAATTGGATATTCTGTTAAACTGTCTATTAAGCAAGCAAGGGGATAAAGAGAATTAGGGCGGGGCAGGAGCCCATTATGGGCTCCTCGGAGGAGCGAAAAGGTAAGCAAAAGGCCTGGTAGTAAGGCTGAGAGTTTGCTTGCCATAGTCACGGAAAGCTTGACTCAACTAGTTCATACATGCTCTGGGAAGATTGTCATATGAAAAGGGTGGGATTAAACTCATAACAAGAACTAATTGTGGCGTGGTTCAAGATTTATGTGACCCCTATACGATACCACTCTAAAACAGCCCATCAAATAAAAGCTTTACTCAAGACGTTGTCATTGCTTCCCTTCTTTTTCCTATCtttatttctctctctctttctttacCTGTAGCCCCTAGCGACACCTGCGTAACCTGCGATTGGGTGGTCCTTTTTGGGGGAAGGAGCACGGAAGTTGGCGGACGGCTCAGGAAGAAAGGATTTCCTGATCGTAGGCTAATAACCGGTATGGAGCTTCGTCCTGAGTACGAAGGTAAGTGATACGAAAATTTTCAATCTACACCTCTAAACAAAAAGACCAGCATCCCCGCTTTACATGTGAGATTTGGAGGATACTAAGTCCAAGGCTGTCAATGATTCATTGTGACTGCCAGATAGGGTACTAGACATGACTAAGACAGTGATAGTAAGGCCGAATGGTACAAGTATATCCCATCAGGTAAGTTTCGGTTCGTCTTCTCGTGTCAGGACAGTCGACGGACTGTTATATCTCAAGATACCCCTTTGTTCTAAGCACGTTACATTTTCTGTGCGTAAAGAATTCTTACCACATTTTCTGATTTCTTTGTCGTGACCATAGCACTGCCCTCCATTCTTAGAGCCTTCACATGTGCGGGTTCTATTTTGTTGATAGTCTGCATCACAGGGCCAAGTCCAAGGGCCCCATTCAGTATAATTGCCATCAACTaagcaataaaagaaaatagagTTAAATGAGCTTTATTTCATTCTGTTGAACTTCCTGTAAGTGACCACCCAAAATGTGAAGACTTAGTgttcgcttacgggaggtggtcgcttacgacaAAAGAAccaatttattgcatgcaattaaGTCACTATATTTGCCCTTTGAAGTATCGCTAAGGGCTGTgaataaagaaatttacaaaaaaatgccaACACATTGACCACACAGAAATCTAACGTTTAAAAAAGAACTCGACATCCCTGGCACGGCAGAGATCTTAGCGTATGTACAGTTTCATGTTGTTACTAAAGTTCTTCGCATAATCTTAGTAGCATAGTAAACACAGTGAACATAAGAGATTAGACAAAATGTCTAGaagtcgcttacaagaggttaaaattATACCGTCAGTCCAAAACAGTAGTCGCAGTCGCTTACatgaggtggtcgtttacgacAGGTTCTATCCAACTGtagggctttgactgggaaagttttggtgttttgaatattaagtcgcttacgagaggtaaACGCACCTGGAGATTCGACTGTATACGCTTcataatcataaccattacaatttcttcaaatttgattggtgcatTAACAGCTTTATTTTTCAGTAATCATTGTGTAGGGTTGTAATGGGACACCTGTAATCGGACAGTTACACTAACAAATAGTATTAATTTTAAGTGCACTCAGCTAAATCCACCAATGAAGTTATCGCAATAACCATAGCAACACCCACACACTAACCACCTCACCGAACTAGGGATTTTCCATAATGGACGAATTTGTAACACTAAACAGTGTCTCTGCCAGTGATATTTCCCCTTATTTTGGACATTGGGTATTCAAATGCTCTTTCACCAAAAAATAACTGTTACAATTTGAGAGAAAACAGATGCATTACGATCAATAATTGGtaactcgtgattaaacaaatcggtcGACTCCCGCATCGCGGTCATCCAATTTTGTTAACtacttgtatgattacagaccagaTTGGACCCTACTCAGTCCTATTAACATTGTATACCATAGGAACATACTACCTTATATACTATAACATGCACAATTTCCAGATACTTTTCGAGCATGTTATTGGTTATTTATCTTATATACAAGGACACAAAATTGTGAACTATTACATAAATCCTTAGCCTGCCTGTGAATACAGCCGTCTGTTCTCgcttattagggaccttaagatccgaggacggcgacggcaacgggaacttcaaaaaaacaataagttagGATTAGCATTGCAATTAGCATTAGCAATTAGCATTGGGCGGCTAGGGAGGTTTCGCGCGAGTCTCTCCCTCGAAACGTCCCAAGAGGCGACAAGCGAgtagagacggctgtattcgcaagctaaaaaatcctttaaaaaagataatgaaaaaatattgtaccgaaaaaagaggaaaaaacgaAATTAGTTGCTTTGCTATTGTATAACACTTtggcctttgtttttttttctccactaTCCGACTAAACTAAGTTTCCCTTACCCACATCTAATGGTCCCGATATCGACATAGCTGTCATATCCACTTTAAAGTTCTTAAGTGTGTCATTTTTGGCCGCTTTCTTCAAAGCAGTGGTTACATTGACTTCTTTAAGATTCACATCCAGGTAAAATTTGGCTGCGACATCTGTGGAGCGCCTTTAAAAGACGTGATATGTTAACAGTAAACTAAAGAATTACCACCATGAACGTATCTAAGCCAGCCCTGTTCTTTACATTTGTACCTGAAACTGGATTAAGTCTCTGTCAGGAGTCGTTTTAGCGAACATTTGTGAAATATAAGCAACAACTCTTCTGGGTTTCCTGCAGTGGCACAACATTTCATTTCCAAGGGCCCGCacagcattttttgatgttcggGTACGTGGTGTGACTCTTTTTAGTGGAATACCTGCATATAGCAGCGTGAAATGAGGATGATTTTCCAGTTAGGAAAAGTTAAGCTTCATTTTAACTGTGACATACATCAACCGCGCGCTACTATATTGACACGGGCACGCGCTTCAATTTAACGTCTAACATTTGAAGAATAGCTATTCACCCGAAAAGTCTGTTTCTTCAAAGacatttaatttattataatatCGTCCTATAAGTTCCGGTTCAGACgtcgctccactcatgtgccgaacccaACTGATAAATAAAGTGCGGCAAAAGAGCGCCCTCTCAATCAATTTAGTACGGCAGTTTTAGATTGGTGCGgtaaaagcgttaagttcgacagagtctgtcgtACTTAACTCAGGCTCCACACACGGTGCGCTGTCTGAATAAGATGTCGCGCCAAAGTCCAGCTTATCAAGGGCTTCTTTCATATGGGCCCGGTCAAGCTGGCCCGTTTCGGAGATCTTCGCCttacctctaaatcctttgtaaaattttcgatgtcTTCATGAGAGAGCAGGCTTCCTCAGTTCCCGAGATctcccggtcaaccgggctcatgtgaagaggccctcaagtttaggttcggcacatgaaaagtacggtcTCTGAACCAGACCTAAGGCCCGGGGGGGGAGggaactccgcatatgaaaggggtggggatgctcgtcggaaattttgaattaaacccctaaaggagacccaTCTGGGCGAGGCCAAACTCTTTTTGACCGCTGAAAGAGACCATgtgaaaacactgacaaaatatatatttttatattttttcgcgtgcaaccctaaacgagaccttcacggctaaatatgatggcgttttgcccagaacaccctaagtgagaccaatatccgaaatttacaccccaaagcgagacgacgagcatccctacccctttcatatgcggaggcCCCTCCCCCAGGGGGCCTAAGCTATCTGCCCCTGGTGGAGCCAGAGAAAACCAGGATTCCCCTAGAGTTTAAAAATCTAATCACACTTCACCATCAGTGATGATTTCACCATCGGTTCACTAAGCATAAGAATATTGTCAATTCgactaataaaaaaatacaataattatacCTTTATTAGCGTGTCAAAGAACTTTAGCATACCTGCTAATTGGAGATACAGTAACAAAGATACTAAGATATAAAAAATACCAATACTTTTCTATTAACAGCTACTTATGTAAGAATAACAGCTGTAACCGGCGTAACTCACTCCGTAAATGTAAAACTGTGTATCTTGTTCACCTTTGTAAAGTACGGATCCAGAACTTCCTTCAACTAAAGAAGATACAATAGCTTTGAGTTAGTGTTTTCCTATCGATAAATCAGCTAAAACAGCAGTCTCCTAGTAGCAGTCGgaggaaaaatttactgaagCATTAAAATTCCAAATTTTCTAGTACCTTGTAAAGTAGTATTTGAGTTGTTTCATTTGAAAGGAAATCAgaagatttcattcacagattcaaaagttagaaatacTGTAtatacaaaacaaatagcaccatgtgaaagtactgctgaagaggtgtCATTTGGATACTCACAccttaggatttcatccaacgacttaaaagttagaactacattcaaaacaaatagtaccatgtgaaaaaactgctgaagaggtttcatttgaatggtcacaccacagaatttcatcaacagactcaaaagttagaactacatactaaataaatagtaccatgtgaaagtactgctgaagaggtttcatttgaatggtaacaccacgggatttcacccacagactcaaaagttagaactacatacaaaaaaaacagtagCATGTGAAAGtattgctgaagaggtttcatttgaaaggtgACACCACGGGATTTcacccacagactcaaaagttagaacaacatACTAAAGAAATAGTACCATATAAAAGTTCTGCTGATCAAATTTCATGTAAATCGTCATATCACTGATAAAACCATAAAACTAAAACCATATAATAACTGTT is a genomic window containing:
- the LOC140948124 gene encoding uncharacterized protein, whose translation is MATSLNTSITLKVLCLLLLHSGDSSSQATMSLSAGNSNIQPSPTVGASNSLNGTVAAITNSSVNASLVLGTSGITESQAPSPSSVTTAQSSSTQVNPMPPEWYKQEIEQTFGSQVEELGQAFTKPIDPFTSNPVDEKVIETLVSITEKGVALLWKYNKSENATIDYFNITDSLVISLKKFDCVQERAADIPDRSNRSTRKDLQKVNDFVEMKFDCPLIVINATPPEHSHSRKRREVQIEVTKEVNGVENEDDFHEFQLRHHHSRFRRDAAEQCGPLKCGIKRFEVSELVITNRSWSENLKDNRSSTEFVKLSRELETSLKEVLDPYFTKVNKIHSFTFTERSTDVAAKFYLDVNLKEVNVTTALKKAAKNDTLKNFKVDMTAMSISGPLDVVDGNYTEWGPWTWPCDADYQQNRTRTCEGSKNGGQCYGHDKEIRKCACGENPKEGGNITTPHYPSNYPTDVTCVWLLEAPENHTVKLTLEEFNLEKDKKCLYDYFEVFEGNTTDEEHRLGTRLCGNESGCHKFESKGRKMSILFNSDRSVTSKGFRAEWKTQKIKEEVIAPQYVIALTMVYSPNVNGTHYPLGTASTCITESQTNDKECVFKEKVFVISRIITSHINRHLSLAGDNRIVINFELIMNENLFPMFYNGKKYCVSWNQKAKLQTTGSWTRRGCSVLKTNITHTSCACDHQGIFAVLGQEKIDSGKLNLLANTYIGIGISFFILILAIVHIVWKVEVHGGEVMRINMCVAIMIMQSVFLIGAHVKAQQALCGFLSFAVYFSVLAEFCWLLLHGLRIHGKIKKLFASNLNIEAVYFGIGWGLPLLLGLIAIGVKINLKNPDDVCWEAAVGGAMWGYAMPVIAIALLNVAVLVKLLIPTQDVRDGYDYEEMRYRVIKDMFILLCFGLTCTFAYQAVEEERFLEQYLLSSFVIMQALAMFVFGREGRKDFIKRVEKARAETEPEPAKEEPIENIYEDIEEEKAPEEKNAEKGRVKRTRKRASNKPPERIAVSTLKNLNIYKEGDQYVIEA